In Plasmodium gaboni strain SY75 chromosome 14, whole genome shotgun sequence, one genomic interval encodes:
- a CDS encoding ERAD-associated E3 ubiquitin-protein ligase HRD1: IIYNFFLMVFIVLCKLLLNVFIGELRYLEVEQLIDNARAFIMDTILFLVLSKPTINGKEVSSIILIKYLSIIVILKAYHLVLYSRVSNIFELGVPRTRVLVKLFIFMCLLSIANLTLFTYFYKNSLKNSTMYLWLFFECLSIFESCQISICKFFVNVIDLRSPNGLSSKATILFFLDILHDIMSLIIFLVFILVFVLNNFSNLPLHMTADIIHVVKTLISRFKSFQKYRELTKNIETKFANATEEELKEAGTCIICRDDLKEGSKKLSCSHIFHVDCLKSWFIQQQTCPICRTEIKPYAKNEQNKSQNDTTQNEKQDDKIQQPTIQEIITKPNFLISDQSMYLNDQNIVTNLNVNQEYYPPLNKNMNTKEQIKIFMDMCNYYRELSLVCLKEIDKINHSSVPANVMLRNIYGSVHYNILNNMEDDEVQKYLNKISHIPQMKGFKEYIEKVLITDMKYTKDIYSTL; this comes from the exons ataatttataatttttttttaatggTGTTTATAGTATTATGTAAATTACTATTAAACGTTTTTATTGGAGAACTCAGATACTTAGAAGTCGAACAGCTTATAGATAATGCCAGGGCTTTTATAATGGATACCATCTTATTTTTAGTGTTATCTAAACCTACAATAAATGGAAAAGAGGTTTCTTCCATCATcttaattaaatatttatctaTCATAGTTATCCTTAAGGCATATCACTTGGTCTTATATTCTCGAGTTTcaaat atTTTTGAACTGGGTGTACCTAGAACACGAGTTCTAGTTAaattgtttatttttatgtgCCTACTCTCAATTGCGAACCTTACGTTGTTCACTTACTTTTATAAGAATTCCTTAAAAAATTCGACCATGTATTTATGGTTATTTTTTGAATGCTTAAGTATATTTGAGTCATGTCAAATATCCatatgtaaattttttgttaatGTAATCGATTTGAGATCGCCAAATGGATTGTCTTCAAAAGCCAccattttgttttttctaGATATCTTACATGATATTATGAgtttgataatatttttagtTTTCATACTAGTATTTGTTTTAAACAATTTCAGTAACTTGCCTTTACATATGACTGCAGATATTATACATGTAGTTAAAACACTAATTTCAAGATTTAAATCCtttcaaaaatatagaGAACTCACCAAAAATATTGAAACAAAATTCGCAAATGCAACAGAAGAAGAATTAAAAGAAGCTGGGACTTGTATCATATGTAGAGATGATTTAAAAGAAGGATCCAAAAAATTATCCTGCTCACATATTTTTCATGTAGATTGTTTAAAATCATGGTTCATACAACAACAAACATGTCCTATCTGTAGAACCGAAATAAAACCATACGCAAAGAACgaacaaaataaatcaCAGAATGATACAACACAAAACGAAAAACAAGATGATAAAATACAACAACCTACCATACAAGAAATAATTACAAAACCCAATTTTCTTATAAGCGATCAATCTATGTATTTAAATGACCAAAATATTGTAACTAACTTAAATGTCAATCAGGAATACTATCCACCcttaaataaaaatatgaatacaAAAGAgcaaataaaaatttttatgGACATG tgCAATTATTATAGGGAACTAAGTTTGGTTTGCCTAAAAGAAattgataaaataaatcataGTTCTGTGCCAGCAAATGTAATGTTAAGAAACATATATGGATCTGtacattataatatattaaataatatggaaGATGATGAGGTgcaaaaatatttaaataagATTTCTCATATACCTCAAATGAAAGGTTTCAAGgaatatatagaaaaagTTTTAATTACAGATATGAAATATActaaagatatatattcaaCATTATGA
- a CDS encoding hypothetical protein (conserved Plasmodium protein, unknown function), whose protein sequence is MTQITISANNGKNENHYNNNNNNNNNNNSNSNNNECKYNNKKRVVDGCLEESIENEYNRNIKKTYPSKNHADENTLPDFLIKYYEWEELPSFYNLPYGLINKKNEHFFKDKKECFNECIKEKKTNLINIKNNDKKDHTKNKNCDNFNLNKGANDIGVEEKEKEKEQEQENVCIKNNYDEFALSLIYDDIITYFFKVQEKETKVKGTSNNLQRKNNNDQNHHDIKKVERNIAKLSCTVQQKILKTNIKKEDTITKQEHQNGDWCENEKNCNYCEKGKSCANENKCSGKNEFSGKNECSGKNECSGKNECSGENICTAKNECSGENICTAKNQCISKNECILKNECSGEEVPSEINWMNDFICLTNIQILSKNCNKFKEWNNLEIVIPHIINYCCSVRSCICKNSFLTITYICKSLKEEKAILCKFFVYIFPHIIKKLDIKNNFLNKCVTNAIEEFMLHSNNINNYEMLRLICSYSNDKNSSISKKLSYFVYLFLKNLSQKELIKFRISDFASPFLDFINAKLEDTKKYIKQALQILLEYHDEDNIIDNFKIGLEKNDQKNQVHNFFLISKQIRNILRRDDNTDTLKKKYATFHDFKNTKFVKSVKKPSSFKF, encoded by the coding sequence ATGACGCAAATTACTATTTCCGCAAATAATGGTAAGAATGAAAACCattacaataataataataataataataataataataatagtaatagtaataataatgaatgtaaatataataacaaaaaaaggGTAGTAGATGGATGTTTAGAAGAATCTATTGAAAACGAatataatagaaatataaaaaaaacatatcCAAGTAAAAATCACGCAGATGAAAATACCCTACCTGACtttcttataaaatattatgaatgGGAAGAATTACCatcattttataatttacCATATGgtttaattaataaaaaaaatgaacatttttttaaggACAAAAAGGAATGTTTTAATGAATgtataaaagaaaaaaagactaatcttattaatattaaaaataatgataaaaagGACCATactaaaaataaaaactgtgataattttaatttaaataaagGAGCAAATGATATAGGTgtagaagaaaaagaaaaagaaaaagaacAAGAACAAGAAAATGTgtgtataaaaaataattatgatgaaTTTGCACTCTCACTTATTTatgatgatattataacgtatttttttaaagttCAGGAAAAAGAAACGAAAGTAAAAGGTACATCGAATAATCTGCAAaggaaaaataataatgatcaAAATCATcatgatataaaaaaagtgGAAAGAAATATAGCTAAATTGAGCTGCACTGTTCAACagaaaattttaaaaacaaatattaaaaaagagGATACCATAACAAAACAAGAGCATCAAAATGGTGATTGGTGTGAGAATGAGAAAAATTGTAATTATTGCGAAAAGGGAAAAAGTTGTGCTAATGAGAATAAATGTTCAGgtaaaaatgaattttCAGGTAAAAATGAATGTTCAGGTAAAAATGAATGTTCAGGTAAAAATGAATGTTCAGGTGAAAATATTTGTACAGCTAAAAATGAATGTTCAGGTGAAAATATTTGTACAGCTAAAAATCAATGTATATCTAAAAATGAAtgtattttaaaaaatgaatgtTCAGGTGAAGAAGTTCCTAGCGAAATAAATTGGATGAACgattttatttgtttaaCAAACATTCAgatattatcaaaaaattGTAATAAATTTAAGGAATGGAATAATTTGGAGATTGTCATTCctcatataataaattacTGTTGTAGTGTTCGTTCATGTATATGTAAGAACAGTTTTTTAACTATAACATACATATGTAAGAGTTTAAAGGAAGAGAAGGCAATTttatgtaaattttttgtttatatatttccacatattataaaaaaattggatataaaaaataattttttaaataaatgtGTAACTAATGCAATTGAAGAATTTATGTTACATAGtaataacataaataaCTATGAGATGTTAAGATTAATATGTTCCTATTCGAATGATAAGAATTCTTCTATATCCAAAAAATTGTcttattttgtttatttgtTTCTAAAAAACTTATCACaaaaagaattaataaaattcCGTATAAGCGATTTTGCATCACCTTTCTTAGATTTTATAAATGCAAAATTAGAGGATaccaaaaaatatataaaacaagCATTACAAATATTGTTAGAATATCATGATGAGgataatattatagatAATTTCAAAATAGGCcttgaaaaaaatgacCAAAAAAATCAAGTACACAATTTCTTTCTTATCAGTAAAcaaataagaaatattttaagaAGAGATGATAATACAGACActttaaagaaaaaatatgcAACCTTTCATGATTTCAAAAATACGAAATTTGTGAAAAGTGTTAAAAAACCATCTTCATTCAAgttttaa
- a CDS encoding hypothetical protein (conserved Plasmodium protein, unknown function) produces the protein MSIQENQKVLRSLIRTVGRISEFFDEYNMWKCFLSNIYRYENEKCDKYNDFMKHYLNNNTHYCPIKSSNKKLRGELLKYMRRNINDEKVYNIGFTAXXXXXXXXXXNMVYNKKIWASKEEEFLFKKNLTMIHFNNSNDRRKNSMHDYNDTLYENEKNKKNKKSKKSYTLKKKYMLNRRSNKASFEEISHVSDNFDSVKNTIDDIKNGDDIKNGDDIKNSDDIKNSDDIKNSDDIKYNNDLKNSDDIKYNNDLKNSDDINYNNQHISDAPANNNNLTSKDKSISNLLFNKINHLNKNKNNVLKKSIHKNEIKKGTILISHPLTSNPLWNRAVILITHKEKNNIVCGLILNKHPLYNDYMEMSNNREINKILNKIYLRKKKFIHDIIGDYISNGKEKNKVYDNIKDEEENTIQNNMRNNCDTLEDNNVIYNEKNINDNIIHNEKNLSIKNNISKICDENKHSHCNEEDNIQGEINCQEKNEISNNNNNNNNIKHFKNNELLNSNKKKYNYLLEQKKYQIEKKKDLKYNNQTNNSDDFPTLKDLQEMFLRIQFRSSTKHHMNKKVKKKNNFFVMMDEHLLDIITHYIIKLNKVPLYLRFLPSYNIGSMTDIKNEIKKLQFLNEFYKIYFEKYNKWKVVIINNRIHIFDKEKNKNKMNPFDNNHIETKNHQEDKKLTEEEKELIHKKIQKFKETNQLNYDTKQNDKKKKNKKYKNYNKRNNDEAHNTTINTTNTGIYDKIDENETDTQMKNQDNVYDTEQEDSYDEDEEDSYDEEDEEDSYDEEDEEDSYDEEDEEDSYDEDEEEVDNYDHVDETNDKLKHQNGEYNHAIKDNNYNESQNQEIIHNNETNQKNNKVSSINKINANKIHANYLLGNPVNLFWLGGPLPGLTILHNMKKYSKNVVVNDLIYEGYNEGVNEGLNEGANESANESVNETISTNEKINMLNNVSMNNSLNVLNNVNMNDNINIIHNNNVMLNDNSTNNFTCSTISKMNDEQYNIKQCNIINDNNMNDVHNNMNDSHNNMSDVHNNMNDSHNNMNDVHNNMNDGHNNMNDVHNNMNGGHKKLIKRFIGKATWDMNQLIDELNNDYWIAINCDNKELLSNIIFNTSNDTTSNNINNYFDNSTCGHVSSNSYKGECLWEKILASLNNDYEQISKIPQTVIDNFLKDFKSIENE, from the coding sequence ATGTCAATACAAGAAAACCAGAAAGTGTTACGTTCTTTAATAAGGACTGTAGGAAGGATATCTGAATTTTttgatgaatataatatgtgGAAATGCTTCTTGTcaaatatttatagatATGAAAATGAGAAGTgtgataaatataatgattttATGAAACATTATTTAAACAACAATACACATTATTGTCCTATAAAATcaagtaataaaaaattaagaggagaattattaaaatatatgagaagaaatataaatgatgaaaaagTATACAATATAGGTTTTACAGCTNNNNNNNNNNNNNNNNNNNNNNNNNNNNNNAACATGgtttataataaaaagatcTGGGCTTCGAAAGAAGAAGagtttttatttaaaaaaaatttaacaatgatacattttaataatagTAATGATAGAAGAAAGAATTCGATGCATGATTATAATGATACATTGTATGagaatgaaaaaaataaaaaaaataaaaagagTAAAAAATCGTAtactttaaaaaaaaagtatatgTTGAATAGAAGATCAAATAAAGCTTCCTTTGAAGAAATATCTCATGTGAGTGACAACTTCGACAGtgtaaaaaatacaatcgatgatattaaaaatggtgatgatattaaaaatggtgatgatattaaaaatagtgatgatattaaaaatagtgatgatattaaaaatagTGATGATATTAAATACAATAATGATCTTAAAAACAGTGATGATATTAAATACAATAATGATCTTAAAAACAGtgatgatataaattataataatcaacATATTAGTGATGCACCTgcaaataataataatttgaCCAGTAAGGATAAGTCAATTTCGAacttattatttaataaaatcaatcatttaaacaaaaataaaaataatgtgctgaaaaaaagtattcataaaaatgaaattaaaaaaggCACGATACTAATATCACACCCATTAACTTCAAACCCTCTATGGAATAGAGCTGTTATTCTGATTACAcataaagaaaaaaataatatagtTTGTGGTCTTATATTAAACAAACATcctttatataatgattatatGGAAATGTCAAATAACAgagaaataaataaaattttaaataagatatatttaagaaagaaaaaatttattCATGATATAATAGGAGATTATATATCGAATGGCAAAGAAAAGAATAAGGTATATGACAACATAaaagatgaagaagaaaatactattcaaaataatatgagAAATAATTGTGATACGTTAGAAGataataatgttatatataatgaaaaaaatataaatgataatataatacataatgaaaagaatttatcaattaaaaataatatatctaaaaTATGTGATGAAAATAAACATAGTCATTGCAATGAAGAAGATAATATACAAGGAGAAATAAATTGtcaagaaaaaaatgaaatctctaataataataataataataataatataaaacattttaagaataatgaattattaaatagtaacaagaaaaaatataactatttattagaacaaaaaaaatatcaaatagaaaaaaaaaaagatttaaaatataataaccAAACAAATAATTCAGATGATTTTCCAACATTAAAAGATTTACAAGAAATGTTTTTAAGAATACAATTTCGTAGTTCTACTAAACatcatatgaataaaaaagtaaaaaaaaaaaataatttttttgttatgATGGATGAACATCTATTAGATATTATCACtcattatattatcaaattAAATAAGGTTCCTTTGTACTTACGATTCTTACcttcatataatataggTTCGATGACagatattaaaaatgaaattaaaaaattacaatTCCTAAACGAATtctataaaatttattttgaaaaatataacaaatgGAAAGTAGTTATCATTAATAATAgaatacatatatttgataaagaaaaaaataaaaataaaatgaacCCATTCGACAATAATCATATAGAAACAAAAAATCATCAAgaagataaaaaattaacagaagaagaaaaagaattaattcataaaaaaatacaaaaatttaaagaaaCCAATCAACTCAATTACGATACAAAACAAAATgacaaaaagaaaaaaaataaaaaatataaaaattacaataaaagaaataacGATGAGGCACACAATACAACAATTAATACTACAAATACAGGCATTTATGATAAGATAGATGAAAATGAAACAGACACACAAATGAAGAATCAGGATAATGTTTATGATACTGAACAGGAAGATAGTTACGATGAAGATGAGGAAGATAGTTATGATGAAGAGGATGAGGAAGATAGTtatgatgaagaagatgaagaagataGTTATGATGAAGAGGATGAAGAAGATAGTTATGATGAAGACGAAGAAGAAGTAGATAATTACGACCATGTAGATGAAACAAATGATAAATTGAAACATCAAAATGGTGAATATAACCATGctataaaagataataattataacGAATCACAAAATCAAGaaattatacataataatgaaacaaatcaaaaaaataataaagtatcttctataaataaaattaacgcaaataaaatacatgCAAACTATTTATTAGGAAACCCAGTAAATTTGTTTTGGCTAGGAGGCCCTTTACCTGGATTAACCATTTTAcataatatgaaaaaatattcgAAAAATGTCGTGGTGAATGATTTGATATATGAAGGGTATAATGAAGGTGTGAACGAAGGTCTGAACGAAGGTGCAAACGAAAGTGCAAACGAAAGTGTAAACGAAACTATTAGCAcgaatgaaaaaataaatatgttaaatAATGTAAGTATGAACAACAGCttaaatgttttaaataacgtaaatatgaatgataatataaatattatacataataataatgttatGTTAAATGATAACTCAACAAACAATTTCACATGCTCAACTATATCTAAAATGAATGATGAACAGTACAATATCAAACAATGTAATATcataaatgataataatatgaatgatgttcataataatatgaacgATAGTCATAATAACATGAGTGAtgttcataataatatgaacgATAGTCATAATAACATGAATGAtgttcataataatatgaacgATGGTCATAATAACATGAATGATGTTCATAATAACATGAACGGTGGTCATAAAAAATTGATAAAAAGATTTATTGGAAAGGCTACATGGGATATGAACCAACTCATTGATGAATTGAATAATGATTATTGGATAGCAATAAATTGTGAcaataaagaattattatctaacattatatttaatacatCTAATGACACAActagtaataatattaacaattATTTTGACAATTCAACATGCGGACATGTGTCTTCTAATTCTTATAAAGGAGAATGTCTATGGGAAAAAATATTGGCATCTTTAAATAATGACTATGAACAGATATCAAAAATACCACAAACTGTTATAGATAACTTTTTAAAGGATTTTAAAAGTATAGAAAATgaatga
- a CDS encoding putative actin-related protein: MKLKDDENVSFLCGGEDISSLVVDLGFYSCKIGHNQEDTPRIFLNSICGEKELNDEDNNYMNGSLKNINYKELKYPLNLYNRNENIRIKPLFYKDDNNDDIKLNSDVFEKILEYSIEGVEIGKVFECADDIIMDPIKLGGLNLKFEEHPILLTEFNMHNHKIREEMTEILFEKYNIPALYFSKKAKLTSFSLGRSTSLIIDIGYNSLNINPVYEGYVLQKNSLEYNIGGEYFDKIIYEQLKKDNVNIVPYFVFCNSNNNRNTSYNNNINDNNKPSYYDNKNNIGTDNYHGNNYNNYQDNSSQNILDPFYNIHHSYKEECILDVIRYMKESVCKTRIINDEFKCEDKKNSIQINTNLKDENNIQISNDNNIKDGSMKEEFFELPDGYKINIHKYKYDISEHLFQSIPSLNNFKGLPQSIINCIISTDVDIRKELLQSIVITGGSSLFPGLIERLHNSLKEKECFTQSNKFKILNMTSLVEHKYSSWLGGSILASLGTFQQMWVSKKEYHDSGHNIIYDRCF, encoded by the coding sequence atgaaattaaaagatgatgaaaatgTAAGTTTTTTATGTGGAGGAGAAGATATATCATCGCTAGTAGTAGATTTAGGTTTTTATAGTTGTAAAATAGGACACAATCAAGAAGATACTCCACGTATATTTTTGAATAGTATATGTGGagaaaaagaattaaatgatgaagataataattatatgaatggatctttaaaaaatataaattataaagaattaaaatatcctttaaatttatataatagaaatgaaaatataagaataaaaccattattttataaagatgataataatgatgatataaaattaaattcagatgtttttgaaaaaatattagaaTATTCTATTGAAGGTGTAGAGATAGGTAAAGTTTTTGAATGTGCtgatgatataataatggATCCTATAAAATTAGGTGGATTAAATCTAAAATTTGAAGAGCATccaatattattaacagAATTTAATATGCATAATCATAAAATAAGAGAAGAAATGAcagaaatattatttgaaaaatataatattcctgcattatatttttcaaagAAAGCAAAACTAACATCCTTTAGTTTAGGTAGATCTACATCTTTAATTATAGATATTGGATATAATTCTTTGAATATTAATCCAGTATATGAAGGATATGTTCttcaaaaaaattcattggaatataatataggaggagaatattttgataaaataatatatgagcaattaaaaaaagacaatgtaaatattgttccttattttgtattttgtaatagtaataataataggAATACATCCTATAACaacaatataaatgataataataaaccAAGTTATTATgacaataaaaataatattggTACTGATAATTATCATggtaataattataataactATCAAGATAATTCTTCACAAAATATTTTGGACcctttttataatatacatcATTCATATAAAGAAGAATGTATTCTAGATGTAATTCGATATATGAAAGAAAGCGTTTGCAAAACACGtattataaatgatgaATTTAAATGCGaggataaaaaaaatagtatacaaataaatacaaatttgaaagatgaaaataacATACAAATATCTAACgacaataatataaaagatgGATCCATGAAAGAAGAATTTTTTGAATTACCTGATggatataaaattaatattcataaatataaatatgatatttCTGAACATTTATTTCAATCCATACCTTCTCTAAACAATTTTAAAGGATTACCACAGTCAATTATAAATTGTATTATATCAACTGATGTTGATATTAGAAAAGAACTTTTACAATCTATTGTTATTACAGGAGGTTCATCATTATTCCCAGGTCTTATTGAAAGGTTACATAATTcattaaaagaaaaagaatgTTTTACACAATCAAATAAAttcaaaattttaaatatgaCTTCATTAGTAGAACACAAATATTCTTCATGGCTAGGTGGATCCATTTTAGCTAGCTTGGGAACATTTCAACAAATGTGGGTTTCTAAAAAGGAATATCATGACTCAGGAcataatatcatatatgatcgatgtttttaa
- a CDS encoding putative 14-3-3 protein translates to MNYDNNNNNNLMRKKIQLNKIKSPKDFVQFKKSKTVEGNVKIKNNVLFNDTKKNGKEKIKNLSRTYQTIDAHTLNRSKKNKKKKIHYNNIINHPKKTNLPLDENTYSDEDNFISEKLEKETDEKIKYIKDKILNKYKDLFETYNNIINVLINSNEEIKVELNRETIYNFLKMSYKYADYNYSLACAILLLIDRLNHPDIELNDNEKEGLENIFRSYSYHTILSYKYAFKAYHHNDKGTNNNNDHNKSYNNNHNNNHNNNHNNNHNNHHNNHHNNNNNCITLQVKKNICKSIRHNIKNKFLLNSEAIINLINCIFYTIKDERNKFFYTYLNANQYKIISDMTETGVKYKYEQLAERTFKRALDLGMIYLKPTDINFLNLASSYIYFLYFNLGYEQKALNICIDIFDKSSNILDEIEDKDHVHKCLEILSKMRHNIKRWSKKLNKNSILFLTF, encoded by the coding sequence ATGAActatgataataataataataataatttaatgagaaaaaaaatacaactgaataaaattaaatcTCCAAAAGATTTTGTACAATTTAAGAAATCGAAAACAGTAGAAGGAAatgttaaaataaaaaacaatgtactttttaatgataccaaaaaaaatggaaaagAGAAAATCAAAAATTTATCTCGGACATATCAAACTATAGATGCTCATACATTAAATAGAAgtaaaaagaataaaaaaaaaaaaattcattataataatataataaaccATCCTAAAAAAACAAATCTTCCTTTAGACGAAAACACATATTCTGATGAAGATAATTTTATATCTgaaaaattagaaaaagaaactgatgaaaaaataaaatacataaaagACAAGATcttaaataaatataaagatcTCTTTGAAACatacaataatattataaatgtattaattAATAGTAATGAAGAGATAAAAGTTGAATTAAATAGAGAAACTATTTAtaactttttaaaaatgtcATATAAATATGCTGACTATAATTATTCTCTTGCATGTGCCATACTTTTATTGATAGATAGATTGAATCATCCTGACATAgaattaaatgataatgaaaaagagggtttagaaaatatatttagaTCTTATAGTTATCATActatattatcatataaatatgcCTTTAAAGCATATCATCACAACGACAAAGGcacaaataataataatgatcaCAATAAAAGTTACAACAATAATCATAACAATAATCATAACAATAATCATAACAATAACCACAACAACCATCACAACAACCATcataacaataataataattgtatTACTTTGcaagtaaaaaaaaatatatgtaaatcTATTCGacataatattaaaaataaatttcttttaaattcGGAAGCTATAATAAATCTAATaaattgtattttttatacaatAAAGGATGAACGAAATAAATTCTTCTATACTTATTTAAATGCCAAtcaatataaaataatatcagATATGACTGAAACAGGAgtgaaatataaatatgaacaaCTAGCGGAACGAACCTTTAAAAGAGCTTTAGATTTGGGAATGATTTATTTGAAACCTACCgatattaattttttaaatttgGCTAGTAGctacatttattttttatatttcaattTAGGATATGAACAAAAAGCATTGAATATATGTATAGACATATTTGACAAGTcttcaaatatattagaCGAAATTGAAGATAAAGATCATGTACACAAATGTTTAGAAATTTTAAGTAAAATGAGACACAACATAAAACGTTGGTctaaaaaattaaataaaaatagtatACTCTTTTTAACATTCTGA